The region GATGTTCGACGAAGACCGGGTGAGCCACCAGCACGGCAGCTCCGAGCCGGAAGCGGACTAGCCCCTGACGCTCTCCGTCATCTACTCTCAACACCCATTTCTACCGATCCTTAGCCAATGCTGTACCCATTAGATTGATCGGATAATCTGCACCGCCGCATCCCGCTCGATTCGGCCCACGGCTGACACTTTCCCCTCTCGTTCTTTCCGCACAACCCGCTCGATCTGCACGATGGCCCCGCGGTGCCACGCATCAACCGCGGCGTTCTGCGGCGATGCCAGCCGGTCTTGCCGGCCGATTTCCGATCGCCCCAACTCGTTGCAGAGCCACGCCCGCTTCTCGCCTTTCATCTCACGCAATTCGCTGACCACCCGATACACATCTGGCCTGCGCTCGACGATGGTCCGTCCATCTTTTCTGAGCAGGAGATAGGAGAACTTCAATGAATCTTTGATGAATCCCACCTCTTCGTCGATCTCTTGAATTTCAGGCGGCGTCTCCCACGGCCGCTCTTCATGACACCAATCAAACGGGTTCACCAGCGCGGGGCAACGGTGTTCGTGAAGGCAGGGGCTGTAGACCGTGCAGACCTTGTCCTGAACCAGTCGATCACGGACGTGATGCAATGCCCTCGATGTTTCCCGCAAGGCCGGCTCAACAATGAGCACTGTGCCAGTCGGCGCGAGCCTCGCTAGAAGCAGCGCAACCCACTTCCCCCGTGCCTCCACCGGATCGGCCGTTCGAGAGAACAGCTCGTTCAAACAATTCGCCACGATGATGACATCATAGGGCGCGTGTTGTTCGATCTGTTGGAACCATGGCCCGCCCGGAGACCGCTCCAGGTATCCCTCGTAGGTGGTCAGTTGCCCACCGGCCACTCCCGATTCTTGGC is a window of Nitrospira sp. DNA encoding:
- a CDS encoding small ribosomal subunit Rsm22 family protein, which translates into the protein MMTFNGKGAARLSVQVLNSIEQVTNGMVRGGRDRPAQAVADLSKLFTKDRSSLLAGYLDNPAYAAAYLRYFLPVNLSKIQSVLDEMPQDWTEQGRGAQIRVLDVGAGPGTGTLAVRDWLHQYRPDREEDLAVVAVDASGEALKQARHLWDAYGQESGVAGGQLTTYEGYLERSPGGPWFQQIEQHAPYDVIIVANCLNELFSRTADPVEARGKWVALLLARLAPTGTVLIVEPALRETSRALHHVRDRLVQDKVCTVYSPCLHEHRCPALVNPFDWCHEERPWETPPEIQEIDEEVGFIKDSLKFSYLLLRKDGRTIVERRPDVYRVVSELREMKGEKRAWLCNELGRSEIGRQDRLASPQNAAVDAWHRGAIVQIERVVRKEREGKVSAVGRIERDAAVQIIRSI